In the genome of Mycobacterium kansasii ATCC 12478, one region contains:
- the ipdB gene encoding cholesterol ring-cleaving hydrolase subunit IpdB, which yields MTAEVISRADICVVACAELFRDAGEIMVSPMTTMASVGARLARLTFSPDILLTDGEAQLLADTPPLGKTGAVEGWMPFGRVFETLAWGRRHVVMGANQVDRYGNQNISAFGPLQHPTRQMFGVRGSPGNTINHATSYWVGNHSKRVFVDAVDVVSGIGYDKVDPGNPAFRFVNVYRVVTNLGVFDFGGPDHTMRAVSLHPGVSPDDVREATSFEVHGLGDTGESRLPTDDELRLIRAAIDPKSLRDKEIRS from the coding sequence ATGACCGCAGAAGTGATCAGTCGAGCCGACATCTGCGTGGTCGCCTGCGCCGAATTGTTCCGCGACGCGGGCGAGATCATGGTAAGCCCGATGACCACCATGGCCTCGGTCGGGGCGCGGCTGGCGCGGCTGACCTTCTCCCCGGACATCCTGCTCACCGACGGCGAGGCACAACTGCTCGCCGATACCCCCCCGCTCGGCAAGACCGGCGCCGTCGAAGGCTGGATGCCGTTCGGCCGGGTGTTCGAGACGCTGGCCTGGGGCCGACGGCATGTGGTGATGGGCGCCAACCAGGTTGACCGCTATGGCAATCAAAACATCTCAGCGTTCGGGCCGCTGCAGCACCCGACCCGGCAGATGTTCGGGGTCCGCGGTTCGCCCGGCAACACCATCAATCACGCCACCAGTTATTGGGTCGGCAACCACTCGAAGCGGGTGTTCGTCGACGCCGTCGACGTGGTCTCCGGCATCGGCTACGACAAGGTCGACCCCGGCAATCCGGCATTCCGGTTCGTCAACGTCTACCGGGTGGTGACCAACCTCGGCGTGTTCGACTTCGGGGGCCCGGACCACACCATGCGCGCAGTGTCCCTGCATCCCGGGGTATCGCCCGACGACGTCCGCGAAGCCACCTCATTCGAGGTGCACGGTCTCGGCGACACCGGCGAATCCCGGCTGCCGACCGATGACGAGCTGCGCCTGATCCGCGCAGCTATCGACCCGAAGTCGCTGCGCGACAAAGAAATTCGATCGTGA
- the ipdC gene encoding (3aS,4S,5R,7aS)-5-hydroxy-7a-methyl-1-oxo-octahydro-1H-indene-4-carboxyl-CoA dehydrogenase produces MRLRTPLTELVGIEHPVVQTGMGWVAGARLVSATANAGGLGILASATMTLDELATAIGKVKAATDKPFGVNIRADATDAPDRVELMIREGVKVASFALAPKPELIARLKEAGAVVIPSIGAAKHAHKVAAWGADAMIVQGGEGGGHTGPVPTTLLLPSVLDAVQGTGIPVIAAGGFFDGRGLAAALAYGAAGVAMGTRFLLTSDSTVPDAVKQRYLQAALDSTVVTTRVDGMPHRVLRTGLVDKLESGSRVRGFTAAVRNAAKFKKMSRMSWRSMIRDGLAMRHGKELTWSQVVMAANTPMLLKAGLVDGNTEAGVLASGQVAGILDDLPSCAELIETIVRDAVARLRAASALVAD; encoded by the coding sequence GTGAGATTGCGCACCCCACTCACCGAGCTGGTCGGCATCGAGCATCCGGTGGTGCAGACCGGCATGGGCTGGGTCGCAGGTGCCCGACTGGTGTCGGCCACGGCCAACGCGGGCGGCCTCGGCATCCTGGCGTCGGCCACCATGACCCTGGACGAATTGGCGACTGCCATCGGCAAAGTCAAGGCCGCCACGGACAAGCCGTTCGGGGTCAACATCCGCGCCGACGCCACCGACGCGCCGGACCGCGTCGAGTTGATGATCCGCGAGGGCGTCAAGGTCGCCTCCTTCGCCCTGGCGCCCAAACCCGAGTTGATTGCCCGGCTGAAAGAGGCCGGCGCAGTGGTCATCCCGTCGATCGGCGCGGCCAAACACGCCCACAAGGTCGCAGCCTGGGGAGCCGACGCGATGATCGTGCAGGGCGGCGAAGGTGGCGGCCACACCGGACCGGTGCCGACCACGCTATTGCTGCCGTCGGTCCTGGACGCCGTGCAGGGCACCGGCATTCCGGTGATCGCCGCGGGCGGTTTTTTCGACGGGCGCGGACTGGCCGCAGCGCTGGCCTATGGCGCGGCTGGGGTTGCTATGGGCACCCGGTTTCTGCTGACGTCGGATTCCACCGTGCCCGACGCGGTGAAACAGCGCTATCTTCAGGCCGCACTGGACAGCACCGTCGTCACCACCCGCGTCGACGGCATGCCGCACCGGGTGCTGCGCACCGGTCTGGTCGACAAGCTGGAAAGCGGCTCGCGGGTAAGGGGTTTCACCGCTGCGGTGCGAAACGCCGCCAAATTCAAGAAGATGTCGCGGATGAGCTGGCGATCGATGATCCGCGACGGCCTGGCCATGCGCCACGGCAAGGAATTGACCTGGTCGCAGGTGGTGATGGCGGCCAACACCCCGATGCTGCTCAAGGCCGGCCTGGTCGACGGCAACACCGAAGCGGGCGTGCTGGCCTCCGGTCAGGTGGCGGGGATTCTCGACGATTTGCCGTCGTGCGCGGAACTGATCGAGACGATCGTGCGTGACGCCGTCGCACGCCTGCGGGCAGCATCGGCGTTGGTCGCAGACTAA
- a CDS encoding SDR family oxidoreductase: protein MAGEAVNLGLAGRVVLVTGGVRGVGAGISAVFAEQGATVITCARRVVEGLPYEFHACDIRDEDSVGRMMGAIAERHGRLDVLVNNAGGSPYALAAEATHNFHRKIVELNVLAPLLVSQQANALMQEQERGGSIVNICSVSGRRPTPGTAAYGAAKAGLENLTATLAVEWAPQVRVNAVVVGMVETEQSGLFYGDAESVARVAATVPLGRLAKPTDVGWAAAFLTSDVASYISGATLEVHGGGEPPPYLAASSANK, encoded by the coding sequence CTGGCTGGAGAAGCTGTCAATCTGGGGCTGGCCGGGCGGGTGGTGTTGGTGACCGGCGGCGTTCGCGGAGTAGGCGCCGGTATCAGCGCGGTCTTCGCCGAACAGGGCGCGACGGTCATCACCTGCGCGCGACGAGTCGTCGAAGGCCTGCCGTATGAGTTCCACGCCTGCGACATTCGCGACGAGGATTCGGTGGGCCGGATGATGGGCGCCATCGCGGAACGGCACGGCCGCCTCGACGTGTTGGTCAACAATGCGGGAGGGTCGCCCTACGCCCTGGCGGCCGAGGCGACGCACAACTTTCACCGCAAGATCGTCGAGCTCAATGTGCTTGCACCGCTGCTCGTTTCGCAGCAGGCTAACGCGCTGATGCAAGAGCAGGAGCGCGGTGGGTCGATCGTGAACATCTGCAGTGTCAGCGGTCGCCGTCCCACTCCGGGTACCGCTGCATACGGGGCGGCCAAGGCCGGGCTCGAAAACCTCACTGCCACACTGGCAGTGGAATGGGCTCCGCAGGTCCGGGTCAACGCGGTGGTGGTCGGCATGGTCGAGACCGAACAATCCGGGCTGTTCTACGGAGACGCCGAGTCGGTGGCCCGAGTCGCGGCCACGGTGCCATTGGGCCGGCTGGCAAAACCCACCGACGTCGGATGGGCCGCAGCGTTTTTGACGTCCGACGTGGCGTCGTATATCAGCGGCGCCACGCTGGAGGTGCACGGCGGCGGCGAGCCGCCGCCGTATCTGGCCGCCTCGAGCGCCAACAAGTAA
- the ipdA gene encoding cholesterol ring-cleaving hydrolase subunit IpdA: MLDKRTTLDDAVAQLRSGMTIGIAGWGSRRKPMAFVRAMLRSDVTDLTVVTYGGPDLGLLCAAGKVKRVCYGFVSLDSPPFYDPWFAKARTSGAIEAREMDEGMLRCGLQAAAQRLPFLPIRAGLGSSVPDFWEGELATVTSPYPAPGGGHETLIAMPALRLDAAFAHLNLGDCHGNAAYTGIDPYFDDLFLMAAEKRFLSVERIVSTEELVKAVPPQALLVNRMMVDAVVEAPGGAHFTTAAPDYGRDEKFQRHYAEAASTEDGWREFVATYLSGGEDDYQAAVREFGASS, translated from the coding sequence GTGCTCGACAAGAGAACCACGCTCGACGACGCCGTCGCGCAGTTGCGCAGCGGCATGACCATCGGCATCGCCGGCTGGGGTTCGCGGCGCAAACCCATGGCTTTCGTGCGCGCCATGCTGCGCAGCGATGTCACCGACCTCACGGTGGTCACCTACGGCGGACCGGATCTGGGACTGCTGTGTGCGGCCGGGAAAGTCAAGCGGGTCTGCTACGGGTTCGTCTCGCTGGACTCGCCGCCGTTCTACGACCCCTGGTTCGCCAAGGCCCGGACCAGCGGCGCCATCGAGGCCCGGGAAATGGACGAAGGCATGCTGCGGTGCGGGCTGCAGGCGGCCGCCCAGCGGCTGCCGTTCCTGCCGATCCGCGCCGGCCTGGGCAGCTCGGTTCCTGACTTCTGGGAGGGCGAGTTGGCCACCGTGACCAGTCCCTACCCGGCCCCCGGAGGCGGGCACGAAACCCTTATCGCCATGCCGGCGCTGCGCCTGGACGCCGCCTTCGCCCACCTCAACCTCGGTGACTGCCACGGCAATGCGGCCTACACCGGCATCGATCCCTACTTCGACGACCTCTTTCTGATGGCCGCCGAGAAGCGGTTTCTGTCGGTCGAACGCATCGTCTCCACCGAGGAGCTGGTCAAAGCCGTTCCGCCGCAGGCCCTGCTGGTCAACCGGATGATGGTCGACGCAGTCGTCGAAGCGCCTGGCGGGGCCCACTTCACCACCGCCGCACCGGATTACGGCCGTGACGAGAAGTTCCAGCGGCACTATGCCGAGGCGGCGTCGACAGAGGACGGCTGGCGGGAGTTCGTCGCCACCTACCTTTCCGGCGGCGAAGACGACTACCAGGCCGCGGTACGCGAGTTTGGAGCATCTTCATGA
- the echA20 gene encoding (7aS)-7a-methyl-1,5-dioxo-2,3,5,6,7,7a-hexahydro-1H-indene-carboxyl-CoA hydrolase: protein MTITCATLEPGIVAVTVDYPPVNAIPSRGWFELAEAITAAGADPETHAVILRAEGRGFNAGVDIKEMQRTRASQGYTALIDANRGCFAAFRAVYECAVPVIAAVNGFCVGGGIGLVGNSDVIVASDDARFGLPEVERGALGAATHLSRLVPQHMMRRLFFTATTVDAATLHHFGSVHEVVPRAELDEAALRVARDIAAKDTRVIRAAKEALNFIDVQRVNSSYRMEQGFTFELNLAGVSDEHRDAFVRKS, encoded by the coding sequence TTGACAATCACATGCGCCACCCTCGAGCCGGGCATAGTCGCGGTCACCGTCGACTACCCGCCCGTCAATGCCATCCCGTCACGCGGCTGGTTCGAACTCGCCGAGGCCATCACGGCCGCGGGCGCCGACCCCGAAACCCACGCGGTGATCCTGCGCGCCGAGGGCCGCGGCTTCAACGCCGGTGTGGACATCAAGGAAATGCAACGGACTCGAGCTTCTCAGGGGTACACCGCACTGATCGACGCCAACCGCGGCTGCTTTGCCGCGTTCCGCGCCGTCTACGAGTGCGCGGTGCCGGTGATCGCCGCCGTCAACGGATTCTGTGTGGGCGGCGGCATCGGTCTAGTCGGCAACTCCGATGTCATCGTGGCCTCCGACGACGCCAGGTTCGGGCTGCCGGAGGTGGAACGCGGGGCGCTCGGTGCCGCCACTCATCTGTCGCGGCTGGTGCCGCAGCACATGATGCGGCGGCTGTTCTTTACCGCCACCACGGTGGACGCCGCCACGTTGCATCACTTCGGCTCGGTGCACGAGGTGGTGCCCCGCGCCGAACTCGACGAGGCGGCCCTACGGGTGGCGCGTGACATCGCCGCCAAGGACACCCGGGTAATCCGCGCCGCCAAAGAGGCGCTGAACTTCATCGACGTGCAACGGGTCAACTCGAGTTACCGCATGGAACAAGGCTTTACCTTCGAGCTCAACCTGGCGGGGGTGTCCGACGAGCACCGCGACGCATTCGTGAGGAAGTCATAG